A window of the Pseudoalteromonas sp. A25 genome harbors these coding sequences:
- a CDS encoding flagellar motor protein MotB: MSDEKECKCPPPGLPAWMGTFADLMSLLMCFFVLLLAFSEMDVLKFKQIAGSMKFAFGVQNKIEVKDIPKGTSVIAMEFTPGKPEPTPIETIQQQTVEMTQQMLEFQAGEESSAGGRQEQRGNKRGGESQSTSQEQAMTQAVSAAEQEQVNELVKKIAQQLEKQIMDGAIELESLGQQIIIRIQENGAFPSGSAFLQPKFTPTILEIADLLKDVPGEITVSGHTDDFQVSNELYSNNWDLSATRAVAVASEMVKASGFDKNRLVVVGHADTRPLVPNESNADRRRNRRVEISILQGKPKESDPIEVSGQN; this comes from the coding sequence ATGTCTGACGAAAAAGAGTGTAAATGTCCTCCTCCTGGGCTACCTGCTTGGATGGGAACATTTGCAGATCTAATGTCTTTGCTGATGTGCTTTTTCGTTCTGCTTTTAGCATTTTCGGAAATGGACGTTTTGAAATTCAAACAAATTGCGGGCTCGATGAAGTTTGCATTTGGTGTACAAAACAAAATAGAAGTAAAAGATATTCCAAAGGGGACCAGTGTTATTGCGATGGAGTTTACCCCTGGTAAACCCGAACCGACGCCAATTGAAACGATACAGCAACAAACTGTAGAAATGACTCAGCAAATGCTAGAGTTTCAAGCTGGTGAAGAGAGTTCTGCTGGGGGCAGGCAGGAGCAGCGTGGAAATAAACGCGGTGGTGAATCACAAAGTACTTCGCAAGAGCAGGCAATGACACAAGCTGTATCAGCTGCAGAACAAGAGCAAGTGAATGAGCTTGTAAAGAAAATAGCACAGCAATTAGAAAAGCAGATTATGGACGGAGCAATAGAGCTCGAGTCTCTGGGTCAGCAAATTATCATACGAATTCAAGAAAATGGCGCCTTTCCATCGGGGAGTGCTTTTTTACAACCCAAATTTACGCCTACTATTTTAGAGATTGCAGATTTACTCAAAGATGTACCCGGAGAAATAACGGTGTCAGGGCACACTGATGACTTTCAAGTAAGTAACGAGTTATATAGCAATAACTGGGACTTATCGGCCACACGAGCGGTTGCAGTTGCCAGTGAAATGGTTAAAGCGTCGGGCTTTGATAAAAATCGTTTAGTAGTTGTAGGGCATGCTGATACAAGACCACTGGTTCCCAATGAAAGCAATGCGGATAGAAGACGTAACAGGCGAGTGGAGATCTCTATTTTACAAGGTAAACCAAAAGAGTCAGATCCAATCGAAGTCTCAGGACAGAACTAA
- the pomA gene encoding flagellar motor protein PomA yields MDLATVIGILGAIGLIVMSMFMSSDGEIIMFADAASGVIVFGGSLFIVLANFSMPKFFAIGKVVGKAFMFKIETPEELIEKAVELADSARKGGFLALEEAEIPNSFMRKGVDMLVDGHDADVVRATLQKDISLTTNRHDEGASLFKKLGDIAPAMGMIGTLIGLVAMLSNMDDPKAIGPAMAVALLTTLYGAFLANVVAIPIQAKLELRRDEEELNQRLILDAILGIQDGQNPKVIEGILKNYLAESKRSQEKEE; encoded by the coding sequence GTGGATTTAGCAACCGTTATTGGGATCCTAGGCGCAATAGGCCTGATTGTGATGTCCATGTTCATGAGTAGTGACGGTGAAATAATTATGTTTGCCGATGCTGCTTCTGGTGTAATCGTTTTCGGTGGTTCACTCTTTATCGTTTTGGCTAACTTTAGCATGCCAAAGTTTTTCGCCATTGGTAAAGTGGTGGGCAAAGCGTTTATGTTTAAAATCGAAACGCCAGAGGAATTAATAGAAAAAGCGGTTGAATTGGCTGATTCGGCGCGTAAAGGTGGATTTTTGGCACTAGAAGAGGCGGAAATACCTAACTCCTTTATGCGTAAAGGAGTCGATATGCTGGTTGACGGTCACGATGCTGATGTTGTGCGTGCTACTTTGCAAAAAGACATTTCTTTAACAACAAACCGCCACGATGAAGGGGCGTCTTTGTTTAAAAAACTCGGCGACATCGCACCTGCGATGGGTATGATTGGTACTCTAATTGGTTTGGTTGCAATGCTATCAAACATGGATGACCCAAAGGCTATCGGTCCAGCCATGGCGGTGGCTTTGTTAACGACGCTCTATGGTGCCTTTTTAGCAAACGTTGTGGCTATTCCTATTCAGGCTAAACTTGAATTAAGACGGGATGAAGAGGAGTTAAATCAAAGGCTTATCCTCGATGCAATTCTTGGCATTCAAGATGGACAGAACCCGAAAGTCATCGAAGGTATTTTGAAAAACTACCTTGCAGAGTCAAAACGTTCGCAAGAGAAAGAGGAATAG
- a CDS encoding exodeoxyribonuclease VII small subunit, with protein MATKKPDNLSFEEAMAELEGIVQSMEQGTLTLEQSLKQFERGIALANSSSNKLQQAEQKVSILMANDSQSSALPFQGDVE; from the coding sequence ATGGCAACAAAAAAACCAGACAATCTGAGTTTTGAAGAAGCAATGGCAGAGCTAGAAGGGATCGTTCAGTCGATGGAGCAAGGCACATTGACTTTAGAGCAATCTTTAAAGCAGTTTGAAAGAGGCATTGCACTTGCAAACTCATCTAGTAATAAGCTTCAACAAGCCGAGCAAAAAGTGTCTATTCTGATGGCTAATGACAGCCAAAGTTCTGCGCTCCCATTTCAAGGTGATGTGGAATAA
- the ispA gene encoding (2E,6E)-farnesyl diphosphate synthase, with translation MELKEKLHLTQVRVADTIANYFSRSLDTDETIKEATYYSINNGGKRLRPFLVYATGQMLGAKIEDLDIAAAAIECVHSYSLVHDDLPAMDDDELRRGKPTCHIAFNEAQAILAGDALQTIAFELLSGHTFKVPMTQQMTMLNTLAKASGIEGMIGGQALDLAATNKVVTLDELERIHKLKTGALLKASIELGALCAINVKSSTHDALKRYAEYIGLAFQVQDDILDIEGDTQSLGKPQGSDIENNKSTYPALLGLEGAKSKARTLISEAIAALAEIDEDTSVLADLAQYIIERDY, from the coding sequence GTGGAATTAAAAGAAAAATTACATCTAACTCAAGTGCGCGTTGCGGATACTATTGCTAATTACTTTTCACGCTCTCTCGATACTGATGAGACCATTAAAGAAGCAACTTACTACAGTATTAATAACGGTGGTAAGCGATTACGGCCTTTTCTAGTCTATGCAACAGGTCAGATGCTAGGCGCTAAAATAGAGGACCTTGATATCGCCGCAGCCGCTATAGAGTGCGTGCATAGTTACTCTTTGGTACATGACGACTTACCAGCTATGGATGACGATGAATTGCGTCGAGGCAAGCCCACCTGTCACATTGCGTTTAATGAGGCGCAAGCCATCTTAGCGGGAGATGCATTACAAACAATCGCCTTTGAGTTACTTAGTGGACATACCTTTAAAGTACCAATGACTCAACAAATGACTATGCTCAATACCTTAGCTAAAGCATCTGGAATTGAAGGCATGATTGGCGGTCAGGCGCTTGACCTTGCTGCGACAAATAAAGTAGTAACATTAGATGAGCTTGAACGAATTCATAAGCTAAAAACCGGCGCTTTGTTAAAAGCCTCTATTGAGCTTGGAGCGCTATGTGCAATCAATGTTAAAAGCTCAACGCATGACGCGCTCAAACGTTACGCTGAATATATTGGCCTTGCTTTTCAAGTTCAGGACGATATTTTGGATATTGAAGGCGATACGCAATCACTGGGTAAACCGCAAGGCTCAGACATTGAAAACAATAAATCGACTTACCCTGCACTACTTGGCTTAGAGGGTGCAAAGAGTAAAGCTCGAACGCTAATCAGCGAAGCAATTGCCGCACTTGCTGAAATAGACGAAGATACTTCTGTTTTAGCTGATTTAGCCCAATACATTATTGAAAGAGATTATTAA
- the dxs gene encoding 1-deoxy-D-xylulose-5-phosphate synthase, which translates to MKLDSSKYPLLALADEPAQLRTIPQHKLTTLSNELREYLLNSVSQSSGHFASGLGTVELTVALHYVYNTPEDRLIWDVGHQAYPHKILTGRREQIHTIRQKDGLHPFPYREESEYDTFSVGHSSTSISAALGMSIAAQKEGKGRKTVAVIGDGAITAGMAFEAMNHAGDVKSDMLIILNDNEMSISENVGALNNHFARILSGSFYTNIREGSKRLLSGVPPVKELASRMEEHLKGMVIPGTFFEELGLNYIGPIDGHDVNMLVDTLRNMRNLKGPQLLHIKTQKGKGYKPAEADPIGYHAVPKFDPSIHSLPKSKPSAPTFSKVFGDWLCDQAQADKNLMAITPAMREGSGMVRFSKEFPQQYFDVAIAEQHAVTLAAGFACEGLKPVVAIYSSFLQRAYDQLIHDVALQNLPVLFAIDRAGVVGADGETHQGAYDLSFMRCIPNMVIMAPSDTNECRQMLHTGYLHQGPAAVRYPRGSAGDASIELAMQPIAIGKGKIVREGKRLAILNFGTLLHNAKLAAEQCDATLVDMRFVKPLDGALLKDLLTTHEHIVTIEDNAIAGGAGSAVAEFYASIGETIKMTHLGLPDEFIKHGTQEQVHAELGLDEQSILKKVQEIL; encoded by the coding sequence ATGAAATTGGATAGTAGCAAGTACCCCTTATTGGCGTTGGCTGACGAACCAGCGCAACTGCGGACAATACCGCAGCACAAACTTACCACACTCAGCAATGAGCTCAGAGAGTATTTATTAAACTCGGTGTCACAAAGTAGTGGCCATTTTGCATCAGGTTTAGGCACAGTTGAGTTGACCGTTGCACTTCACTACGTTTATAACACCCCCGAAGACAGACTGATCTGGGATGTAGGACATCAGGCTTATCCGCACAAGATTTTAACTGGCAGACGTGAGCAAATTCATACTATACGTCAAAAAGACGGATTACATCCTTTTCCTTACCGTGAAGAAAGTGAGTATGACACTTTTAGTGTTGGGCACTCGAGTACGTCTATTTCTGCAGCTCTAGGGATGTCTATCGCTGCGCAAAAAGAAGGTAAAGGCAGAAAAACAGTTGCTGTAATCGGCGACGGTGCGATTACGGCTGGCATGGCGTTCGAAGCAATGAACCACGCGGGCGATGTAAAGTCAGATATGCTGATAATATTAAACGATAATGAGATGTCGATCTCTGAAAACGTCGGCGCACTGAACAATCACTTTGCACGTATTTTATCTGGTAGCTTTTACACCAACATCCGTGAAGGGAGTAAACGTTTGCTATCAGGCGTTCCGCCAGTAAAAGAGCTTGCCAGTAGAATGGAAGAGCATTTAAAAGGGATGGTGATCCCCGGTACATTCTTTGAGGAGTTAGGCCTTAACTACATTGGCCCTATTGATGGCCATGATGTAAATATGCTGGTCGATACACTGCGTAATATGCGTAACCTAAAGGGCCCTCAACTGCTGCACATCAAAACACAAAAAGGCAAAGGCTACAAACCTGCTGAAGCAGACCCTATTGGCTACCACGCCGTACCAAAGTTTGACCCGAGCATTCATAGCCTACCAAAATCAAAACCGAGCGCCCCAACTTTCTCTAAAGTATTTGGCGATTGGTTATGCGACCAAGCGCAAGCCGATAAAAACTTAATGGCTATCACGCCCGCCATGCGTGAAGGCTCTGGCATGGTGAGGTTTTCAAAAGAATTCCCACAGCAGTATTTTGATGTTGCAATCGCAGAGCAGCATGCAGTGACACTTGCCGCAGGTTTTGCTTGTGAAGGATTAAAGCCCGTTGTGGCAATCTATTCAAGTTTTTTACAACGCGCATATGACCAATTGATCCATGATGTCGCACTGCAAAACTTGCCTGTCTTATTTGCTATCGACAGAGCGGGAGTCGTGGGAGCGGATGGCGAAACTCACCAAGGTGCTTACGATTTGAGCTTTATGCGTTGCATTCCAAATATGGTCATCATGGCGCCCAGCGACACCAATGAGTGTCGCCAAATGCTGCATACAGGTTACCTTCATCAAGGTCCAGCTGCCGTGCGTTATCCTCGCGGAAGTGCGGGGGATGCAAGTATCGAATTAGCAATGCAACCTATTGCAATAGGTAAAGGTAAAATAGTTAGAGAGGGCAAAAGGCTCGCAATCCTCAACTTTGGTACTTTGTTGCATAATGCCAAACTGGCCGCCGAGCAATGTGATGCCACGTTGGTCGATATGCGTTTCGTAAAGCCGCTTGATGGCGCTTTGCTAAAAGATTTACTTACCACTCATGAGCACATTGTCACTATTGAGGATAATGCTATTGCAGGTGGCGCAGGCAGCGCAGTGGCAGAGTTTTATGCAAGTATTGGTGAAACGATAAAAATGACGCATTTAGGGCTACCAGATGAATTTATAAAACACGGTACTCAAGAGCAAGTCCATGCTGAACTCGGACTAGATGAACAAAGCATCTTGAAAAAAGTTCAAGAAATTCTATAA
- a CDS encoding DUF962 domain-containing protein encodes MAQQFKTFAEFYPFYLEQHQHPWCRACHYLGSTLVLVNLFAALFWHSLSFIILMPICGYGFAWIGHFVFERNRPATFSHPLYSLTADWVMYFRWLVGKD; translated from the coding sequence ATGGCACAACAATTTAAAACCTTTGCCGAGTTTTACCCTTTTTATTTAGAACAACATCAACACCCTTGGTGCAGAGCGTGCCATTATCTGGGCAGCACATTGGTTTTGGTCAACCTATTTGCGGCTCTTTTTTGGCATAGCTTGAGCTTCATTATCTTAATGCCAATATGTGGCTACGGTTTTGCTTGGATTGGGCACTTTGTGTTCGAGCGCAACCGCCCTGCCACCTTTTCTCACCCTCTTTACTCATTAACAGCAGATTGGGTGATGTATTTTCGCTGGCTAGTTGGTAAAGATTAG
- a CDS encoding diguanylate cyclase domain-containing protein, giving the protein MFRLILFVVISFMAHTTNASINDYVVKQWNLQNGLPSQSIKSITQDKQGYIWLATQFGLSRFDGQKFTNLTTQNTDFLRSNAIHKLLVGKDGMLWVGTRRGVHRLNPQTFAVESLNISGPVRDIIEDNQGSIWVAANGLHYISHHSLSLASSAVQPRKLSSVKINQIVGAVSKMALANDGIWLVNERHLLKIKPASASTENTFRLELSSRLSLPQQLAQTILHDLAWIDGRLFLATELGAYFLDIDEVLRRYDAIGNTAVYKFMSDGEGGLWVSTSNNLMFKEGREPWQSVRPVQSEQSVWFSDIFKDSENNIWLASLNEGLWFAHAGKVERYSVGNDANQGITAITRSPTGQIWVANRYGIGTLDTNGQYQKVIDINSLERLTVNDLEFQGETLLMGTDRGVLVYEQGNLRSLPYRELRQNPVFSISPSNEGGVWFGTGRGLYRLEYSELTPFSYNTFLGSQFVTFVVDFPNFGFIGTNKGAYRYNDRGIEKLGGQTSLESAYITSIFHIQDVATLIGSWSDGLFYLTPEGQWYQLDASNGLPYGSITSLHYDKQLQQVWVGTKKGVYRMPVAQFKGPITNLKVDQVISQFDRQLDGKASRCCSGFGHDAVMETQEAIWYPSSQGIVKIPKNMQLFGSEELALKLEALFTPERRLSGEELNNKILLNTGERDLTVQYTAIDFYAPQSVEFRYRLLSNGATNADWRETQRRQDAIYTNLSPGEYTFELQAKRRGQDWQAATAKQINIFIPRRFDETMYFRLLITCGFAFLFYLIFWVFRAQERRKHQALEDLVAERTTELRKANEKLNQVNTQLKLVSHTDELTGLRSRRFLFDQLPKDVEHFQRNAQSLQQQNKSLVLMILNIDKFSKVNDAYGPLGGDSCLQQMAALLNTRTQGSDYVARWSGDEFLLLLRDFKRDDVESYARELCKAVAEFDFKLPNGKPLALSVSMGWSLYPLPLLGGQVIGWEASVNLADIALHQVKQRGGDGAATIVFDDQLDAFEFEQSSNIESQLEVLQSNGLAEVKVWMR; this is encoded by the coding sequence TTGTTCAGGCTCATACTTTTTGTGGTCATCAGCTTTATGGCGCATACAACAAACGCGTCTATCAATGACTATGTTGTCAAGCAATGGAATTTACAAAATGGCCTACCTTCACAGTCTATCAAAAGTATTACACAAGATAAGCAAGGTTATATTTGGCTGGCGACTCAGTTTGGGCTGAGCCGTTTCGATGGCCAAAAGTTCACTAACCTAACAACTCAGAATACAGACTTTCTGCGCTCTAATGCTATCCACAAATTACTTGTTGGTAAAGATGGCATGCTGTGGGTAGGAACTCGTCGCGGCGTGCACCGCTTAAACCCTCAAACATTTGCTGTTGAATCATTGAATATCTCAGGGCCTGTGAGAGATATCATTGAAGATAACCAAGGTAGTATTTGGGTCGCTGCGAATGGCCTGCACTATATTTCTCATCATAGCTTGTCGCTTGCTAGCAGCGCGGTGCAACCACGCAAATTGTCGTCTGTTAAAATTAACCAGATAGTGGGCGCTGTGTCTAAAATGGCATTAGCCAATGATGGTATTTGGCTAGTAAATGAAAGGCATTTATTAAAGATTAAACCAGCCAGCGCTTCGACTGAAAATACCTTTAGGTTGGAATTATCTAGTCGCCTATCTTTGCCTCAGCAATTGGCGCAAACTATTTTGCATGACTTGGCCTGGATTGATGGTCGGCTATTCTTAGCTACAGAACTAGGTGCCTACTTTCTTGATATTGATGAAGTACTTCGTCGCTATGACGCGATAGGTAACACTGCGGTCTATAAATTCATGAGTGATGGCGAGGGCGGCTTGTGGGTGTCTACGTCCAATAACTTAATGTTTAAAGAAGGTCGAGAACCGTGGCAATCAGTTCGGCCTGTGCAATCGGAGCAAAGTGTTTGGTTTTCAGATATTTTTAAGGACAGTGAAAATAATATTTGGTTAGCTAGCTTAAATGAAGGACTATGGTTTGCGCATGCTGGAAAGGTGGAGCGTTACTCGGTCGGTAACGATGCAAATCAAGGGATCACAGCCATTACACGCTCGCCCACCGGGCAGATCTGGGTTGCGAATCGCTATGGTATTGGCACCTTGGATACCAATGGTCAATATCAAAAAGTCATTGATATCAATAGTTTGGAGCGTCTGACTGTAAATGATTTAGAGTTCCAAGGTGAGACGCTACTGATGGGCACGGACCGGGGTGTACTTGTCTACGAGCAGGGCAATTTGCGCAGCTTGCCATATCGAGAGCTACGCCAAAATCCCGTGTTCTCTATTAGTCCTTCAAATGAAGGTGGCGTGTGGTTTGGTACAGGTCGTGGATTGTATCGATTAGAGTACTCGGAGTTAACACCGTTTAGCTACAACACGTTTTTAGGGAGTCAGTTTGTCACTTTTGTTGTTGATTTTCCTAATTTTGGCTTTATTGGCACTAATAAAGGCGCTTATCGCTATAACGACCGTGGTATTGAAAAGTTAGGTGGGCAGACGTCTTTAGAGAGTGCCTATATTACCAGCATTTTTCATATCCAAGATGTGGCCACGTTGATTGGCTCATGGAGTGACGGGCTTTTCTATCTTACCCCCGAAGGTCAATGGTATCAGTTAGATGCATCTAATGGCCTACCATATGGTTCCATCACCTCTTTACACTATGATAAGCAACTTCAGCAAGTGTGGGTTGGCACTAAAAAAGGCGTATATCGAATGCCGGTGGCCCAATTTAAAGGACCAATCACAAACTTGAAAGTTGATCAGGTAATAAGTCAGTTTGATCGACAACTCGATGGTAAAGCAAGTCGTTGTTGTTCAGGGTTTGGTCATGATGCCGTGATGGAAACGCAAGAGGCAATTTGGTATCCCAGCTCTCAAGGGATTGTGAAAATACCTAAAAATATGCAGTTGTTTGGTTCAGAAGAGCTGGCATTGAAACTTGAGGCCTTATTTACGCCCGAGCGCAGGCTATCAGGCGAAGAGCTGAACAATAAAATATTGCTAAATACCGGTGAGCGAGATCTAACGGTACAGTATACCGCGATAGATTTTTATGCCCCGCAGAGTGTTGAATTTAGGTATAGGCTACTAAGTAATGGTGCAACCAATGCGGACTGGCGAGAAACACAAAGGCGTCAGGATGCTATTTATACTAACTTGTCTCCAGGTGAGTATACTTTTGAGTTGCAAGCTAAAAGAAGGGGACAAGACTGGCAAGCGGCAACAGCAAAACAAATCAACATCTTCATTCCGAGAAGATTTGACGAAACGATGTACTTCAGGCTGTTGATCACATGTGGCTTTGCTTTCTTGTTCTATCTGATTTTTTGGGTATTTAGAGCTCAAGAGCGACGTAAGCACCAAGCTTTGGAAGATTTAGTTGCAGAGCGTACCACAGAGCTTAGAAAAGCGAATGAAAAGCTTAATCAGGTAAATACACAGCTCAAACTCGTCAGCCATACTGACGAGCTGACAGGACTGAGAAGTCGTCGCTTTTTATTCGATCAGCTGCCTAAAGACGTTGAGCACTTTCAACGTAACGCACAATCATTACAGCAGCAAAATAAAAGCCTTGTGTTGATGATTTTAAATATCGACAAGTTCAGTAAAGTAAATGATGCTTATGGTCCGCTTGGTGGTGACAGTTGTTTACAGCAAATGGCGGCGTTACTGAATACTCGTACCCAAGGCTCCGATTATGTGGCGCGCTGGAGTGGTGATGAGTTTTTGCTGCTGTTAAGAGACTTTAAGCGTGACGATGTTGAAAGCTATGCCAGAGAGTTATGTAAAGCAGTGGCCGAGTTTGATTTTAAACTACCCAATGGCAAACCCCTTGCGCTTAGTGTGTCTATGGGCTGGTCTTTATATCCCTTACCGTTGCTAGGAGGGCAAGTGATAGGCTGGGAAGCATCTGTTAACTTAGCAGATATCGCGTTACACCAAGTAAAGCAAAGAGGGGGAGATGGTGCTGCAACTATCGTGTTTGATGATCAACTTGACGCATTTGAATTTGAACAAAGCAGTAATATAGAGTCTCAGCTCGAAGTCTTGCAAAGCAATGGGTTGGCTGAGGTAAAAGTTTGGATGCGCTAA
- a CDS encoding phosphatidylglycerophosphatase A family protein, protein MAKQYKFDLKRPHQFFGLGFGLGLSPIAPGTMGTFAALPFIFITATFPLWLQLVFAFVISIFGLWVCGQTARDVQVHDHPAIVWDEVAGFYITMIGAALSWQSLIVGFLLFRFFDIVKPGPIKMLDKRLHGGFGIMADDVLAGIFSLICLQALFKTGVLTL, encoded by the coding sequence TTGGCTAAGCAGTATAAATTTGACCTTAAACGCCCACATCAATTTTTTGGTTTAGGGTTTGGACTTGGGTTATCTCCTATCGCACCGGGTACCATGGGTACCTTCGCGGCTTTACCTTTTATTTTTATAACGGCGACTTTTCCGCTGTGGTTACAATTAGTGTTTGCGTTTGTGATCAGTATTTTTGGTTTGTGGGTGTGTGGACAGACCGCAAGAGATGTACAAGTGCACGATCATCCAGCTATTGTATGGGATGAAGTAGCAGGATTTTATATTACCATGATTGGTGCGGCTTTAAGCTGGCAGTCTTTGATCGTAGGTTTTTTATTATTTCGCTTTTTTGATATTGTAAAGCCTGGACCGATAAAAATGCTCGATAAGCGCTTGCATGGCGGATTTGGTATTATGGCGGATGATGTCCTTGCAGGTATTTTTTCATTGATTTGTTTGCAGGCTTTGTTTAAAACTGGTGTATTAACACTCTGA
- the thiL gene encoding thiamine-phosphate kinase: MKEFELINRYFTGRGISRRDVDLGIGDDCALVNVPENCQLAITTDTLVEGVHFFADIPPRALGHRIIAVNLSDLAAMGAEPAWISIGLTLPNIDTQWLEEFTDGMHEIAEYYNVQIIGGDTTQGPLTITVCAKGIVPNGKALTRSGAKNGDWIYVTGPLGDSGLAIETRKQGWSIDAEHLKNANERFHFPSPRVAAGQVLRGVATSAIDISDGLLADLSHILKQSSVGAVIHADKVPTSDALNSLSDVELRLKLALAYGDDYELLFTVSDDNKSMLETKLNQYGVEPVCIGQIVNNDGCIELFYNHQAWPFPEAGFEHFS; this comes from the coding sequence ATGAAGGAATTTGAACTCATAAATCGTTATTTTACCGGTCGCGGCATTTCGCGCAGAGATGTCGACCTTGGGATCGGGGATGATTGTGCTTTAGTAAATGTACCTGAAAATTGTCAATTGGCTATTACCACAGATACATTAGTTGAAGGCGTTCATTTTTTTGCCGATATACCACCTCGCGCTTTGGGGCATCGTATTATTGCTGTCAATTTAAGTGACTTGGCGGCGATGGGCGCTGAGCCCGCATGGATATCCATAGGTCTTACATTGCCGAATATTGATACGCAATGGTTGGAAGAATTCACCGATGGAATGCACGAAATTGCTGAGTACTACAATGTACAAATTATTGGTGGTGACACAACTCAAGGGCCACTCACAATCACAGTATGTGCCAAAGGCATCGTACCCAATGGCAAGGCGTTAACGCGCTCGGGCGCTAAAAATGGTGATTGGATTTATGTCACCGGCCCGTTAGGCGATTCAGGGTTAGCTATTGAGACACGCAAGCAAGGTTGGTCTATTGACGCAGAGCATCTTAAAAATGCGAATGAGCGTTTTCACTTTCCATCACCCAGAGTAGCTGCAGGGCAAGTATTAAGAGGGGTTGCTACGTCGGCTATCGATATTTCAGATGGTTTGCTGGCTGATCTTTCGCATATTCTTAAACAATCTAGCGTGGGGGCCGTTATTCATGCTGATAAAGTGCCAACTTCTGATGCATTAAACAGTTTGAGCGATGTTGAGCTTCGCTTGAAGTTGGCATTAGCCTATGGCGATGATTATGAGTTGCTCTTTACTGTTAGTGATGACAATAAGAGTATGCTTGAAACAAAGCTCAATCAATATGGGGTAGAGCCCGTGTGTATTGGGCAAATAGTTAACAATGATGGTTGCATAGAGCTATTTTACAACCATCAAGCATGGCCATTTCCAGAGGCTGGCTTTGAACACTTTAGCTAG